One genomic segment of Candidatus Zixiibacteriota bacterium includes these proteins:
- a CDS encoding PD-(D/E)XK nuclease family protein, producing MQLRISAKDLGAFALPGFCPRCAWLKLRAANKLPYQIFPGIFSSIDSYTKKFISSFFEKYGHFPEWLGSEDEFAGLVKKLHHSSFNTSDQTNDILLTGVPDEIFKLKNGSYFVLDYKTAKYTETQDSLLPLYEVQLNAYAYIAERTGLSPVKKIALAYLEPQTGLTQENVEEFKTG from the coding sequence TTGCAACTGAGAATCTCCGCTAAAGACTTAGGAGCATTCGCCCTGCCCGGGTTTTGCCCACGCTGCGCCTGGCTAAAACTCCGTGCCGCCAACAAATTACCCTACCAGATCTTTCCAGGAATTTTCAGCTCCATCGATTCCTACACCAAGAAATTCATCAGCTCTTTTTTTGAAAAGTATGGACATTTCCCTGAATGGCTGGGATCAGAAGATGAGTTCGCGGGTCTGGTGAAGAAGCTCCATCACTCCAGCTTCAACACATCTGACCAGACTAACGACATACTTCTGACTGGCGTTCCGGATGAGATTTTCAAGCTAAAAAACGGCTCCTATTTTGTCCTGGATTATAAAACTGCCAAATATACTGAGACCCAGGATAGTCTTCTGCCCTTGTATGAAGTCCAGCTAAATGCCTATGCTTATATTGCGGAGAGGACTGGTCTTTCGCCGGTGAAAAAAATCGCCCTGGCATATCTTGAGCCGCAGACCGGATTAACGCAGGAGAATGTCGAAGAGTTCAAAACCGGT
- a CDS encoding T9SS type A sorting domain-containing protein, whose amino-acid sequence MLKKISLIIVLLLIVGSSSWAANKMVATSDANKVALNLSADEPLGGVVVALKFAEPGTNVICTKADFSGGIADYIADDGQSGAKFTLIDNEKKTVLAVAIPFTAKAIPQGEGTFLNLEFKGEGKVKLEETTISHQTGISLVNAKAQELKFDFNPIELTAQKVQALPKDFSLAQNYPNPFNPTTTISYALPTNAYVKLVVYNILGQKVKTLVDEEQTAGFRQVVWNGQNDRGETVGSGIYFYRIQAGDFTKTAKMSLLK is encoded by the coding sequence ATGCTCAAAAAAATATCCTTGATTATCGTTTTGTTATTGATTGTGGGAAGCTCCTCCTGGGCAGCTAATAAGATGGTTGCCACCAGTGATGCCAATAAGGTTGCCTTGAATCTTTCTGCAGACGAGCCCCTGGGTGGGGTGGTGGTAGCGTTGAAGTTTGCTGAACCCGGAACAAACGTCATCTGCACCAAGGCGGATTTCTCAGGTGGAATAGCAGACTATATCGCCGATGACGGCCAGAGCGGAGCAAAGTTCACCCTTATTGATAACGAGAAAAAGACTGTCCTGGCTGTGGCTATACCTTTTACCGCTAAAGCTATTCCGCAGGGCGAAGGGACTTTCCTAAACCTGGAATTCAAGGGTGAGGGAAAGGTCAAATTGGAAGAGACTACCATCTCTCATCAGACTGGAATCTCCCTGGTGAACGCCAAGGCACAGGAACTCAAATTTGATTTCAATCCGATTGAGCTCACTGCGCAGAAGGTCCAGGCTCTTCCAAAAGATTTCTCTTTGGCTCAGAATTATCCTAATCCCTTCAACCCCACAACCACCATCAGCTATGCTCTGCCTACAAACGCTTATGTAAAGCTCGTGGTTTACAACATCCTTGGACAGAAGGTAAAGACCTTGGTAGACGAAGAGCAGACCGCTGGATTCAGACAGGTGGTCTGGAACGGGCAGAACGACAGAGGTGAAACTGTCGGAAGCGGAATCTATTTCTACCGCATCCAGGCAGGCGATTTCACCAAAACCGCCAAGATGAGCTTGCTGAAATAA
- the rpmB gene encoding 50S ribosomal protein L28, with protein MSRACEICGKKPQYGHTVSHAHNLTKRRWLPNLQKVHALVNGERVTIRVCTSCLKAGKVQKVK; from the coding sequence ATGTCAAGAGCTTGTGAGATCTGCGGGAAAAAACCGCAATACGGTCATACAGTCAGTCATGCACATAACCTGACTAAAAGACGCTGGCTGCCCAACTTGCAAAAAGTCCATGCTTTAGTCAATGGTGAAAGAGTTACCATCCGGGTCTGCACCAGCTGCTTAAAAGCCGGCAAGGTCCAGAAAGTAAAATAA